The Monodelphis domestica isolate mMonDom1 chromosome 7, mMonDom1.pri, whole genome shotgun sequence genome window below encodes:
- the RAI1 gene encoding retinoic acid-induced protein 1, translated as MQSFRERCGFHGKQQNYQPTSQDSSRLENYRHQSQAGLSCERQRLLAKEYYSQQPYPAYDSTASAAAAAAAAAAAAAAAADKYHRGNKPLPGQQPLQGRATFSSYSVQENSPYPGRYSGEESLQTWGAQPQALAGGVAKYEENLMKKTAVPSSSRQYPEQSAQLPFRTHSLHLQQQQQQQQQQQQQQQQQQQQQQQQQQQQQQQQQQQQQQQQQLQQLQQQLQQQQQQQPNPLTYPKLQRQKIQNDIPPMPFPQGSHFPQHSQSFPTSSTYSSAVQGGSQGAHAFKSCTAPASQPHERSLASNANLTPGQRVQSLHSYQSSRIGYEQQQQQQQQQQQQQQQQQQQQQQQQQAALQGRHHAQETLHYQNLAKYQHYNQQGQSYCPPDTPVRTPEQYYQTFSPSSSHSPARSMGRSPSYSSTPSPLMPNLENFQYSQQTLSTGAFPASITDHSHFMPLLNPSPTDGTSSVDTQAVNCKSLQKDKIPENLLSDLSLQSLTALTSQVENISNTVQQLLMSKSTVPQKKGIKNLVPRTPEQLKGQHCSPESGSYSAEPVGTPLSEPLSSTPQSIHAEAQEADYLSGSEDHLERTFLYCNQTRNSPARVTNNSKAKPESVSTCSVTSPDDMSTKSDDSFQSLHSSLPLDTFTKFVASDRECPRLLLSALSQEELASEIIVLQEAISEKADKGWSEPPVLAKDPSKAPFSLENHNTCLDPVAKNTWSHPGEPEALPDPLHINKGNSTKDFGEELFEDPPVGFTMPEAKKLPCSLPYGPKPSLPDAPSNAGPTAFGCFPDTTTDSVGSGDNANPFAWPEENLGDACPRWGLHPTELPKGLGRGKPPEGSSKEKTDETVCLGFPEGEPSSEKEEARDFKQEEVREVKEEEDILGCQEPSKADRWLEDSRHCCPAGDFSEISLLPSSERKDLEAEEYSSLCELLASPEQRSGLQDPSPPKTPLICTKEEPEESLSPKANWVSPCRLSGDSVILLGPAVGTESKVKSWFESSLSHMKPEEGGTAENESTAPENVAPSAPLPGKLNKPALPENTIAKKGPMPRGKSLRSRRVQRGLPEGEESGCKAPDLPKDLSLPEACTGQPQGHTEGAGAPGPLGSAGRVVAEGLPRMCTRSFTALNEPRTPGSHPPSLTGASSQPEKLGTKQRANFKSGKRAGKLSPKVASSPSDPAALPVPSLAQENSSMGSKMKETESPDTPPKDQRSMILRSRTKAQELFHSKRRRPTEGRLPNCKTAKKLISNNHLPPSFKMPGSAQKEGKANRRVKLPKPASSMGGKLPEHQLHSLKRKSTFMSPIPAKKRNLILRSGGSPGSIKEEKAEASPSLFKRISSPKKAKSTKGTCEPPLKAPPPETPNVCIKITSRAAFQGAMKTKVLPPRKGRGLKLEAIVQKITSPSLKKFACKTAAAAAAAAAAAAAAAVVAPTHSGSALSPPLPEKERALKKAGASPAGGEARPLNPGTAEKPPEDPGEEQLCRNPSSRSLKGKLVSSKKLASDCFKGEACSSPEAPPQQQQQGGGGSGGSSVDAAKGLSLVPKKRSRKGKAAALGLAKLPLEKRAHLAPSLLLASRERAAIGGVLADSGEDGEGEEGKKPRLEDKGLTPEPAEGRASQPQTRAQKQPVGQASYNGGYSKRQRKRLTRGKAKNVASQCKSRAKRRRQQQQAPPLDPAEPEIRLKYISCKRLRTDSRAPPFSPYVRVEKKDEFTTTCTVVNSPGEEPKPRKEKPSSSSSSSSSSSSSSSSSSSSSSSSATSPTTSSSALATLPGGASLQARAVLPLSSTMHLGPVVSKTLSAACLVCCLCQNPANYKDLGDLCGPYYPEDCLPKKKSRPKEKARAEGLGEDAAAPPDRTLRALESPCPAGKPPRPDVAAADSTKPSALRSSSRGLYRKLQSCYCCDEQRTTEDEEAAADKPRKHECSKSEAAPPPPPELSGDTQEHWVHEGCAIWTAGVYLVAGKLFGLQEAMKTAADVRCSSCQQVGATLGCCYKGCPQTYHYACASDTGCVLVEENFSLKCPKHKRQLL; from the exons ATGCAGTCTTTTCGAGAAAGGTGTGGTTTCCATGGCAAGCAGCAGAACTACCAGCCGACTTCCCAAGATTCCTCCCGCCTGGAGAATTACAGGCATCAGAGCCAGGCAGGGCTGAGCTGCGAGAGACAGCGGCTGCTGGCCAAGGAGTACTACAGTCAGCAGCCCTACCCCGCCTATGACAGCACTGCctcagccgccgccgccgccgccgctgccgccgcagccgccgccgccgcggccGACAAATACCACCGCGGGAATAAGCCCCTTCCCGGGCAGCAGCCGCTGCAGGGCAGAGCGACCTTCTCCAGTTACAGCGTCCAGGAGAACAGCCCCTACCCCGGGCGCTACTCGGGAGAGGAGAGCCTGCAGACGTGGGGAGCCCAGCCGCAGGCCCTAGCCGGAGGGGTAGCCAAGTACGAAGAGAACTTGATGAAGAAGACGGCGGTGCCCTCCAGTAGCCGCCAGTACCCGGAGCAGAGCGCGCAGCTGCCCTTCCGGACTCACTCCCTGcacctccagcagcagcagcagcagcagcaacagcagcagcagcagcagcaacagcaacagcaacaacagcagcagcagcagcagcagcagcagcagcagcaacaacaacagcagcagcagcagcagcagctgcagcAGCTCCAGCAGCagctccagcagcagcagcagcagcagccaaaCCCCTTGACGTACCCCAAGCTCCAAAggcagaagatccagaatgacaTCCCCCCAATGCCCTTTCCCCAGGGCTCTCATTTCCCCCAGCATTCCCAGTCCTTCCCTACTTCCTCCACGTATTCTTCGGCCGTCCAGGGGGGGAGCCAGGGAGCCCACGCCTTCAAGAGCTGCACGGCCCCAGCCAGCCAGCCCCACGAGAGGTCCCTGGCCAGCAATGCCAACCTGACTCCGGGCCAGAGGGTACAAAGCCTGCACAGCTACCAGTCAAGCAGAATCGGCTAcgagcagcaacagcagcagcagcaacagcaacagcagcaacagcagcagcaacaacagcaacagcagcagcagcagcaggcggCTCTCCAGGGAAGACACCATGCCCAAGAAACGCTGCATTATCAAAACCTCGCCAAGTACCAACATTACAATCAGCAGGGCCAGAGCTACTGCCCGCCCGACACTCCAGTGAGGACCCCCGAGCAGTACTACCAGACCTTCAGCCCTAGTTCCAGTCATTCCCCTGCACGCTCCATGGGCCGCTCTCCGTCTTATAGCTCGACTCCGTCCCCGCTGATGCCCAACCTGGAGAACTTCCAGTACAGCCAGCAGACCCTCAGCACGGGAGCCTTCCCTGCCAGCATCACGGATCACAGCCACTTCATGCCCCTCCTGAACCCTTCCCCGACAGATGGGACGAGCTCGGTGGACACGCAGGCGGTGAATTGCAAGAGTTTACAGAAAGACAAGATCCCCGAGAACCTGCTCTCGGACCTCAGCTTGCAGAGCCTGACTGCTCTGACCTCACAAGTGGAGAATATCTCCAATACCGTGCAACAGCTCCTCATGTCCAAGTCCACTGTTCCCCAGAAGAAGGGCATCAAGAACCTCGTTCCCAGGACCCCGGAGCAGCTCAAAGGTCAACACTGTAGCCCAGAGAGTGGCAGCTACTCTGCTGAACCTGTGGGCACCCCTCTGTCGGAGCCCCTGAGCAGCACCCCGCAGTCCATTCATGCGGAAGCCCAAGAGGCAGACTACCTGAGTGGCTCCGAAGATCACCTGGAGAGGACCTTCCTCTATTGTAACCAGACCCGGAACAGCCCTGCCAGAGTCACCAACAACTCCAAGGCCAAGCCCGAGTCCGTGTCCACCTGCTCGGTCACGTCCCCCGACGATATGTCCACCAAGTCCGATGACTCCTTTCAGAGCCTCCATAGCAGCCTGCCCCTTGACACCTTTACCAAGTTTGTGGCCAGCGACCGGGAGTGTCCCCGTCTGCTGCTCAGCGCCCTGTCTCAGGAAGAGTTGGCTTCGGAGATCATCGTGCTCCAGGAGGCCATCAGCGAAAAGGCGGACAAAGGCTGGAGCGAGCCTCCCGTCCTGGCTAAGGACCCCAGCAAGGCCCCCTTCTCTCTGGAGAACCACAATACCTGCCTGGACCCTGTGGCCAAGAACACCTGGTCCCACCCTGGGGAGCCAGAAGCCCTGCCTGATCCGCTTCACATCAACAAAGGCAACAGTACCAAGGACTTTGGCGAAGAGCTGTTTGAGGATCCCCCCGTGGGCTTCACCATGCCTGAAGCTAAGAAATTACCCTGTTCTCTTCCATATGGGCCCAAACCGAGTCTCCCAGATGCCCCGTCTAATGCTGGGCCGACCGCTTTTGGCTGCTTTCCCGATACCACCACTGACTCAGTGGGTTCTGGGGATAACGCAAACCCTTTCGCTTGGCCAGAGGAGAACCTGGGGGACGCCTGTCCCAGGTGGGGTTTACACCCTACGGAGCTTCCTAAGGGATTGGGTCGAGGGAAGCCTCCTGAGGGGTCCAGCAAAGAGAAAACCGATGAAACCGTCTGCCTGGGCTTCCCAGAGGGAGAGCCTTCGAGCGAGAAGGAAGAGGCACGAGATTTCAAGCAGGAGGAGGTCAGAGAAgtgaaggaagaggaagacatcCTGGGGTGCCAGGAGCCCAGCAAAGCTGATCGATGGCTGGAGGATAGCAGGCACTGTTGCCCAGCTGGTGACTTCAGTGAGATCTCCTTGCTCCCCTCCTCTGAGAGAAAAGACTTGGAGGCAGAAGAGTATTCCTCTCTTTGTGAGCTCCTGGCCAGCCCTGAGCAAAGATCTGGCCTCCAGGATCCCTCGCCCCCGAAGACCCCATTGATCTGCACCAAGGAAGAGCCTGAAGAGTCCCTCAGCCCAAAGGCTAACTGGGTTTCTCCCTGCCGCCTCTCGGGAGACTCGGTCATCCTCCTGGGTCCAGCAGTGGGTACCGAGTCCAAGGTGAAGAGCTGGTTCGAGTCATCCCTGTCTCACATGAAGCCGGAAGAAGGGGGGACTGCAGAGAATGAGAGCACCGCTCCGGAGAATGTAGCCCCCAGTGCCCCTCTGCCTGGGAAGCTGAATAAGCCAGCATTGCCTGAAAACACTATTGCCAAGAAAGGGCCCATGCCTCGAGGGAAGAGCCTGAGGAGCCGCCGCGTGCAGAGAGGGCTGCCCGAGGGAGAGGAGTCTGGCTGCAAGGCCCCAGATCTGCCCAAGGACCTTTCACTGCCAGAAGCCTGCACCGGGCAGCCCCAGGGACACACCGAAGGTGCAGGGGCTCCTGGCCCGCTGGGTTCTGCCGGGAGGGTGGTGGCGGAAGGCCTCCCCAGGATGTGTACCCGCTCTTTCACCGCCCTCAATGAGCCCCGAACCCCTGGCTCCCACCCACCCAGCCTCACTGGAGCCTCCTCCCAACCTGAGAAGCTGGGGACAAAACAGAGGGCCAACTTCAAGTCTGGAAAGAGAGCAGGAAAACTGTCCCCGAAGGTGGCCTCGAGCCCCAGTGACCCCGCAGCCTTGCCAGTGCCCAGCCTGGCCCAAGAGAACAGCTCCATGGGGTCCAAGATGAAGGAAACGGAGTCTCCAGACACCCCGCCCAAGGACCAGAGGTCCATGATCCTCCGGTCTCGGACCAAAGCCCAGGAGCTCTTCCACTCCAAGCGAAGGAGGCCTACGGAAGGGAGGCTGCCAAACTGCAAAACTGCCAAGAAACTCATTTCTAATAACCACCTACCACCCAGCTTCAAGATGCCTGGCAGTGCCCAGAAAGAGGGGAAAGCAAACAGGAGGGTGAAACTCCCCAAGCCTGCGTCCAGCATGGGAGGCAAGCTGCCAGAGCATCAGCTGCACTCCCTGAAGAGGAAGTCCACCTTCATGTCCCCAATTCCAGCCAAGAAGAGGAATCTGATTCTCCGAAGTGGAGGCAGCCCCGGGAGCATCAAGGAGGAGAAGGCCGAGGCCTCCCCCAGCCTCTTCAAGAGGATCTCCAGCCCCAAAAAAGCCAAATCCACCAAGGGCACCTGTGAACCCCCCCTGAAAGCCCCTCCTCCGGAGACCCCCAACGTCTGCATCAAGATCACCTCTCGAGCTGCCTTCCAGGGAGCTATGAAGACCAAGGTCCTGCCTCCCCGCAAGGGCCGAGGCCTGAAGTTGGAAGCCATCGTGCAGAAGATCACCTCTCCCAGCCTGAAGAAGTTCGCGTGCAAAACTGCAGCCGCcgccgcagccgccgccgccgctgccgccgccgccgccgtggTGGCTCCAACCCACAGCGGTAGTGCTCTGAGCCCTCCCCTCCCAGAGAAGGAGAGGGCCCTGAAGAAGGCCGGTGCCAGCCCGGCCGGGGGAGAAGCGAGGCCTTTAAACCCGGGCACGGCCGAAAAGCCTCCCGAGGACCCCGGAGAGGAGCAGTTGTGCAGAAATCCCAGCAGCCGGTCCTTAAAAGGAAAACTGGTGAGCAGTAAGAAGCTGGCCTCTGACTGCTTCAAGGGGGAGGCCTGTTCTTCTCCAGAGGCCccgccgcagcagcagcagcagggagGCGGTGGCAGCGGTGGCAGCAGTGTGGATGCTGCCAAAGGTCTCAGCCTGGTGCCCAAGAAGAGGAGCCGGAAAGGGAAGGCGGCGGCCCTGGGCCTGGCCAAGCTTCCCCTGGAGAAGCGAGCCCATCTGGCTCCCAGCCTGCTCCTGGCCTCCAGGGAGAGGGCGGCCATTGGGGGCGTCCTGGCCGACAGCGgggaggatggggaaggggaagaagggaagaaacccCGCTTGGAGGACAAAGGCCTGACCCCGGAGCCCGCCGAGGGCAGGGCCTCCCAGCCGCAGACCAGGGCTCAGAAGCAGCCCGTCGGCCAGGCCAGCTACAATGGCGGCTACTCCAAGCGGCAGCGCAAACGGCTCACTCGAGGCAAGGCCAAGAACGTGGCTTCCCAGTGCAAGAGCCGGGCCAAAAGGCGAAGGCAACAGCAGCAGGCTCCCCCCTTGGACCCTGCTGAACCCGAGATCCGACTGAAGTACATTTCCTGCAAAAGGCTTCGGACTGATAGCCGAGCACCACCCTTCTCCCCCTATGTCCGGGTGGAGAAGAAGGACGAGTTCACCACCACGTGTACTGTGGTCAACTCCCCCGGGGAAGAGCCCAAGCCCCGCAAGGAGAAGCCTTCCTCGTCCTCGTcctcgtcgtcgtcgtcgtcctCGTCCTCTTCCTCATCGTCCTCGTCCTCGTCCTCTTCTGCCACCTCTCCCACCACCTCCTCCTCTGCCCTGGCCACCCTCCCAGGCGGCGCCTCTCTGCAGGCCCGGGCCGTGCTGCCCCTCTCGTCCACCATGCACCTGGGGCCCGTGGTTTCCAAGACCCTGAGCGCCGCCTGCCTGGTCTGCTGTCTCTGCCAGAACCCCGCCAACTACAAGGACCTGGGGGACCTGTGCGGGCCCTACTACCCCGAGGACTGCCTGCCCAAAAAGAAGTCCAGGCCCAAGGAGAAGGCGAGGGCCGAGGGGCTGGGGGAGGACGCGGCAGCGCCCCCGGACAGAACGCTCAGAGCTCTGGAGAGCCCCTGCCCGGCCGGCAAGCCCCCCCGGCCGGACGTCGCGGCGGCCGACTCGACCAAGCCCAGCGCTCTGAGGTCCAGTTCCCGAGGCCTGTACCGGAAGCTGCAGAGCTGCTACTGCTGCGACGAGCAGAGGACCACGGAAGACGAAGAGGCCGCCGCGGACAAGCCCAGGAAGCACGAGTGCAGCAAGAGCGAGGcagcgccgccgccgccgcccgaGCTGAGTGGAGACACCCAGGAGCACTGGGTGCACGAAGGCTGCGCCATTTGGACTGCCGGCGTCTACCTGGTGGCTGGGAAGCTCTTCGGCCTGCAGGAGGCGATGAAGACGGCGGCCGACGTG AGATGTTCCAGCTGCCAGCAAGTAGGGGCCACCCTTGGCTGCTGCTACAAAGGATGTCCTCAAACCTACCACTACGCATGTGCCAGTGACACAG GTTGCGTTCTAGTTGAAGAGAACTTTTCTTTGAAATGTCCTAAACATAAG AGGCAGCTGTTGTAA